The Budorcas taxicolor isolate Tak-1 chromosome 2, Takin1.1, whole genome shotgun sequence nucleotide sequence TTATAAAAGGTCTTTGAACTTATTTGCTGCAAAAATGTCAAAGGTAATAGTAGCTCATTGAgtggaaggaaagtgaaagtgttagtttctcagtcctgcccgactcttcgatgccatggactatagtccgcccggctcctctatctgtggcaagaatactggcaagtctccaggcaagaatactggagtgggttgtcatttccttctccaggggaatcttcccaacccaggaatcaaacatgggtctcctgcattgtaagcagattctttactggctgagcctccagagaagctCAAAGGGAAGGTGGGTGTGTCCTTTCCCCAGCAGGTTCCTGTCCCGTTGCCCAGAATGGGCCACTGGTAAGTTTTCTGGGTGTTCTTCCCTTCTCTCTATACTACATGCAGGCACTCTACATGCTATTCAGCAAATatgcttttctgcatttttatGAGATAATCAATACCAAATGAAATCATACACGTAAAATGCTTAGAATAATGCCCAGCagtcagttatttttctttggcCACACTTGTAGgtcttgcaggatctcagttctcaGATCAAGTATTGAAACCGAGACACAACAGTGAAAGCCTAGAATCCTAACGACTaggccaccaggaaattcccaatcAGCTACTATTTTTCTTAGCACACCTTGAACAGCTTTTTCAATCAGTAGATGCAGATCTTTTATTAGTCTCCAAGCTGAGGAGGGAAGTTCCTATAGGAACTCCATCTTGGGGAAAGGGGTGAAATGTGCCTTCCCCCGAGGTAGGTGTGGTTGATCTAAGAGAAATCAAGTGAGAAAGGCCTGCCCCTATTTGGAAGGGGTGCTAAAGGTACCCAACCCCTCCTCTGCTGAGAGCTGACAGGTGACATCCAATTACCTGAGGCAGGGACAGGGCCAAGACCAGGGCTGGGGAGGCCCTCCCACACCTGGTTCAGGCCTGAGACTTGTCCACACTGCTAGGCAAGGTCTCTCCTGCTTCCCTGGCCTGTACTCCCCAGTGGGAGGGGGAGGAGCTGCTCAGGCCTGATGCTGATCTCTCCTGACAGCTGCTCCTAAAGCTGGCAGGGCGGGCCAGCGGGGGAAGGGACAGATTTAAAGGTCTAGCTGCCCCGCCCCCTGCCAGACCTGGGAAGGCAGACGCTGGTGAGCATCCTCTGAGGGCAAGGCTCTCTCACATATGAGAGTCAGGAACCCCTATGCCCTGATTTCCGCCTCTTGGTATCATGAACGAACGCCACTGGTACTCATTCCGGCTTTCACCCCACAGGACAACTGGGAGACAAGTGGCACCCACCATGCGATTTCGACGCCTGACCCCTGGCTACTTCCGAGTGCTACAGGTAAGCACCCCAACTGATGGCTTCCAGCACCGACCTCGTCCGCTCCTTACCATGGCTGGGATGATGCCCAGTTACCAGGCTGTCACGTTCCCGGCCGCCTGAACAACCAGGGCCCAGATGGGCAGTGAAGCGAGAGGGATTGGGGTGGAATCTCCCTGGGGCAGCGATGGCATCCATATCTCCTTTCCCCAGCTGTAGTTTCTCAGCCGCTTTCCACCCCACCCGCCTTCCCAGTAGTCTCAACTGACCCCTCAGGCGGACCCTCTGTGCATCTCCAGATGCAGATAGCCGGGGAGCTGAAGGCAGAGCCCCGGAGTCCGCTGGCGGGGATTGTGGCTGCAGTGCTGGCTGTCCTCGGGCTGGGCGGCTCCTGCTATGCTGTCTGGAAGATGGTGGGGCAGCGGCGGCCGCCACAGGCTCCATGACGAAGCAGCAGGCAGCCTCTCACATCGGCCCCTGGATTCACAGGGGCTACAATCTCAGGAGCCTACTTCGTTCTTTTCCTGGGGGTCACTCCCTGTCCTCATTGTAAGCAAAAGAGTATGAACCTGATCCTACCCATCACCCCCCACACACCTGGGCTCCAAAGGGGGTCTTCAGCACAGATGCCAGGACCCCAGGGATGGCAAGGATGCAGGCCCTAAGGCTGAATCAAGCAGGGAGTAAACTCCTGGGTCCTGTACACAGGATTAGTGGAGAAATCTTTACAGGGCTTGAATTTGGAGGAGTGGCCTGGAGGTTAGTGAGCCAGAGGCAAGCcctatttatccatttcttttattGGAAGGGAGGGTATCTGGAAGAGGCCATCCTCCAAACCAAAAGAGATTGGCACAGTCTCTCCCAACCTGGCCCCTGTACCACTGTCCACGGGCAGCTCCTCTGCCTTGCATCCTCAGGCCATGTCATGTAGATGTATCCATCTCAGGGACCTCAGTGGATACTTCTGTGGGCACTGCCAGCCGCTGGGGAGGAATATAGGAACCCATGCCC carries:
- the ZNF593OS gene encoding putative transmembrane protein ZNF593OS — protein: MNERHWYSFRLSPHRTTGRQVAPTMRFRRLTPGYFRVLQMQIAGELKAEPRSPLAGIVAAVLAVLGLGGSCYAVWKMVGQRRPPQAP